The Apium graveolens cultivar Ventura chromosome 6, ASM990537v1, whole genome shotgun sequence genome contains a region encoding:
- the LOC141668721 gene encoding scarecrow-like protein 28, whose product MSTQRLEFPCSFTRKESSRSQSVRSVVNLSIEKPVEAKTSSCSLKKSISLPPLTSTGKLEKKDEFRDKSKNRLKRFADKSFFGEDDSFINIAKKKRGRRNYDDSLEGGENLCLDQFVGLNAQQAPFSLVCSEEENKCFAPRLPNNPWTGSIVTKFPKLSERNVEPSQGLVKEASESSTSTGSENNLAYRLHDNAPERDIGNVSKQHNPNDSVAFVAGSSDNNWNHDGFELVRLLVACIDAIGSKNIGGVNQLIAKLGELASPRGSSISRLTAYFTEALALRVARVWPHSFNINTLRGLNSVEDESGTALRLLNQFSPIPQFIQFTANEILLRGFEGKDRVHIIDFHIKQGLQWPSFFQSLAFRNKPPSHVRITGIGESKQDLIETGERLAGFAEALNLQFEFHPVVDRLEDVRLWMLHVKEGECVAVNCIFQLHKLLYDSSGGILMDFMGLLRSTKPTIVVMAEQEADNNYHSLETRLYNSLKYYSAIFDSLDLGLPQESLARIKIEEMFAHEIKNIIACEGRDRLERHENFGKWKKLMELGGFHNMGITEREFLQSQMLLKMYSFDNYRVEKQGHDDGCRALTLSWSDQSLYTVSAWVPLGIAGSSASC is encoded by the coding sequence ATGAGCACACAGAGATTAGAGTTTCCATGTAGTTTTACGAGAAAAGAGTCCTCAAGGTCACAATCCGTTAGGTCTGTTGTTAACCTTTCGATCGAGAAGCCAGTCGAAGCCAAGACAAGTAGTTGTTCTCTTAAGAAAAGTATTAGTCTTCCACCCTTGACAAGCACAGGTAAATTAGAGAAGAAAGATGAGTTCCGTGATAAAAGCAAGAACAGATTGAAGAGGTTTGCAGATAAGAGTTTCTTCGGTGAGGATGATTCTTTTATTAATATAGCTAAGAAAAAAAGGGGTAGGAGGAATTACGATGATTCTTTAGAAGGGGGCGAAAACTTATGCTTAGATCAGTTTGTCGGCCTTAATGCACAACAAGCTCCTTTCTCTCTTGTATGTTCAGAGGAGGAGAATAAGTGTTTTGCGCCAAGACTGCCAAACAATCCTTGGACGGGATCAATAGTAACTAAGTTTCCTAAGCTAAGTGAGAGGAATGTGGAGCCAAGCCAAGGATTAGTGAAGGAGGCATCCGAATCGAGTACATCAACAGGGAGTGAGAACAATTTGGCTTATAGGTTGCATGACAATGCCCCAGAACGGGATATAGGTAATGTGTCTAAACAACACAACCCTAATGATAGTGTTGCTTTTGTAGCGGGGAGTAGTGATAACAATTGGAACCATGACGGGTTTGAGCTTGTTAGATTGCTCGTGGCCTGTATCGACGCAATTGGCTCGAAGAATATTGGAGGAGTTAACCAACTTATAGCCAAGTTAGGGGAACTTGCTTCTCCACGAGGATCTTCTATAAGTCGTCTAACAGCTTATTTCACTGAGGCCTTGGCTTTACGAGTTGCAAGGGTTTGGCCTCATAGTTTTAACATTAATACACTGCGTGGGCTTAACTCGGTTGAGGATGAAAGTGGCACTGCATTAAGGCTTCTGAACCAGTTTAGCCCAATTCCACAGTTCATTCAATTCACAGCAAATGAGATTCTCCTAAGAGGATTTGAAGGAAAGGACAGGGTTCACATTATAGATTTTCACATTAAGCAAGGGCTTCAGTGGCCTAGCTTCTTTCAGAGCTTGGCCTTTCGAAATAAACCCCCGAGTCATGTCAGGATCACTGGCATTGGTGAATCCAAGCAAGATCTTATCGAAACAGGTGAGAGGCTAGCTGGTTTTGCCGAAGCATTGAACCTACAATTTGAGTTTCATCCGGTTGTTGACAGATTAGAAGATGTCAGATTGTGGATGCTTCATGTCAAGGAAGGAGAATGTGTGGCTGTAAATTGTATTTTCCAACTGCACAAGTTGCTCTATGACAGCAGCGGAGGTATACTAATGGACTTCATGGGATTACTTCGCAGCACTAAACCCACAATTGTTGTCATGGCTGAGCAAGAAGCGGACAACAATTACCACAGCTTAGAAACAAGACTTTACAACTCATTGAAGTATTATAGTGCCATTTTCGATTCTCTTGACCTTGGCCTTCCACAAGAGAGCCTAGCCAGGATCAAAATTGAGGAGATGTTTGCACATGAAATCAAAAACATTATTGCTTGTGAAGGTCGTGACAGATTGGAGAGACATGAAAATTTTGGGAAGTGGAAGAAGTTGATGGAGCTAGGAGGGTTTCATAACATGGGAATCACCGAGAGGGAATTTCTTCAGAGTCAAATGCTGTTAAAAATGTATTCTTTTGATAATTATAGAGTGGAAAAGCAAGGCCATGATGATGGCTGTAGGGCACTTACTCTAAGCTGGTCAGATCAGTCTCTTTACACAGTTTCAGCATGGGTGCCTCTTGGTATTGCAGGAAGCTCCGCATCTTGTTAA